A window of the Parasteatoda tepidariorum isolate YZ-2023 unplaced genomic scaffold, CAS_Ptep_4.0 HiC_scaffold_1135, whole genome shotgun sequence genome harbors these coding sequences:
- the LOC122272779 gene encoding uncharacterized protein translates to MAADQDLQIDHALNGRGEVKIEGMSVDGFCRRTNTVYQFHGCFFHGCLECYEGDTIHPLKKVTMTTLRKKTSEATEKLRSKGYEVYELWEHSFEEMKKKIPELRDFVRNHEMKERLNPRDSFFGGRTNAIRLFYEGEAKYVDFTSLYPWVNKYCEYPIGHPEILTEKFEDIHNYFGIIKCKVFPPKGLFFPVLPYRANGKLMFPLCRTCADSLSQTVCTHKDEERAIIGTWVTEEVKLAVSKGYRIEEIYEVYHFKKTSKDLFRSYIDLFLKIKQESSGWPRDCITEEDKQRYLQQYFEKEGIQLDPENVEKNPGQRQVSKTSLNSFWGRWGMNLVKTHLTFVNSLSEFNKMLADTTKKIKDIYFPSPQVAALQWESQREFINQDTSTNVFIAAFTTAWARLKLYSEMDKLGEAVLYHDTDSIIYASNGDNDPPIGSFLGDFTDELDGDVITSFVSGGAKNYAYTTKSGKTCCKVRGFSLNARNSELLNFESVKHLVCSLDKETTIPIHNPSKITRQPKKKKVINTEETKNYRIVYNKRIVNPNGYTTLPYGY, encoded by the exons ATGGCTGCCGATCAAGATCTGCAGATTGATCACGCTCTAAACGGTAGAGGGGAAGTAAAAATTGAGGGCATGTCTGTCGATGGGTTTTGCAGAAGAACAAACACAGTTTATCAATTTCAT gGCTGTTTTTTCCATGGTTGCCTGGAGTGTTATGAGGGGGACACAATACacccattaaaaaaagtaaccatGACGACTCTGAGAAAGAAGACGAGTGAGGCAACCGAAAAATTAAGATCAAAAGGTTACGAAGTCTACGAGCTATGGGAACATTCATTTgaggaaatgaaaaagaaaattcctgaACTACGCGATTTTGTGAGAAATCACGAAATGAAGGAAAGATTAAATCCACGTGATTCCTTTTTTGGAGGACGTACGAACGCCATTCGACTTTTTTATGAGGGAGAAGCAAAGTATGTCGACTTTACCTCTTTATATCCTTGG gtCAATAAATATTGCGAATACCCAATTGGTCATCCCGAGATATTAACTGAGAAATTTGAAGATATCCACAATTATTTTGggataattaaatgtaaagtgTTTCCTCCCAAGGGACTTTTTTTCCCCGTTTTGCCATATAGAGCTAACGGAAAATTGATGTTTCCGTTATGTAGGACATGTGCAGATAGTCTATCTCAAACAGTTTGTACCCACAAGGACGAAGAAAGAGCTATAATTGGCACTTGGGTGACTGAAGAAGTCAAGTTAGCAGTAAGCAAGGGTTACAGAATAGAAGAG ATTTATGaagtatatcattttaaaaaaacatctaaagACCTCTTCAGATCATATATtgatcttttcttaaaaatcaagcaGGAAAGCAGTGGTTGGCCTCGAGACTGCATAACTGAAGAAGATAAGCAACGATACCTTCAACAGTATTTTGAGAAAGAAGGGATACAATTAGATCCAGAAAACGTAGAAAAAAACCCTGGTCAAAGACAGGTCTCAAAAACTTCTCTAAACAGCTTCTGGGGaag atGGGGGATGAACCTCGTAAAAACTCATCTAACTTTTGTTAATTCATTATCAGAATTCAACAAGATGTTGGCAGATACAACAAAAAAG ATCAAAGACATATATTTTCCCAGCCCCCAGGTAGCCGCTCTGCAATGGGAGTCCCAGAGAGAGTTCATCAATCAGGACACCTCCACTAATGTATTCATTGCTGCTTTCACTACTGCCTGGGCAAGGCTAAAACTGTACTCGGAAATGGACAAATTGGGGGAGGCTGTTCTATATCATGATACAGATTCCATTATTTATGCAAGCAATGGGGACAATGACCCACCTATCGGCAGCTTTTTAGGTGATTTTACAGATGAATTAGACGGCGACGTTATCACCTCATTTGTATCCG gagGTGCAAAGAATTATGCTTACACTACTAAGAGTGGAAAAACTTGTTGCAAAGTTAGGGGTTTTTCACTGAATGCAAGGAATAGTGAGCTACTCAATTTCGAGTCTGTGAAACATCTGGTTTGCTCGTTAGATAAGGAAACTACGATTCCAATTCATAACCCCTCCAAAATCACACGTCAACCGAAGAAGAAGAAGGTTATCAATACAGAGGAGACAAAAAACTACCGGATCGTATACAACAAAAGAATTGTCAATCCAAATGGGTATACAACATTACCATACGGCTATTGA
- the LOC139427302 gene encoding uncharacterized protein, translating into MAKRERSDSSSSESNTLFADSAFPMNDSDDELFMHVDDVSLSTEEFEDPDIPLSDSDDYLFRDELTQSFVDASQIFRSLPDNIQEGFGLEVVRDSFILGIINVESCRLRKHSIIEIDYDDEGLCCAKAILRAIAHVDQDKKAINALRDKRRPALKNRAIKLHEDAGVPIGPCTYAEVAKFEAVLDTQIVVLSSSNENRMAYKSDANRKRRVNLWYHNGHYDVITSLKGFCGSNYYCEGCERPYDHEENHFCENVCHICRRKDCRPLPAVNTKRCDDCDRLCRSEECYISHKSKQGNQTMSMCDKLYQCRVCSKVILRKSCPRESHRX; encoded by the exons ATGGCCAAACGTGAAAGATCTGATAGTTCTTCTTCAGAAAGCaat acactCTTCGCAGACTCTGCCTTTCCCATGAACGATTCTGATGACgag ttgtttATGCACGTGGATGACGTTTCTCTATCAACGGAAGAATTTGAAGATCCTGATATACCACTTAGTGATTCAGATGATTATCTC TTCAGGGACGAGCTTACTCAAAGTTTTGTGGACGCTTCCCAAATATTTAGGAGTTTGCCAGATAATATACAAGAAGGCTTTGGCTTAGAAGTAGTAAGggattcttttatttt AGGGATAATAAATGTTGAATCGTGCAGGCTCCGTAAACATTCAATTATAGAAATTGATTATGATGATGAAGGACTTTGCTGCGCTAAGGCGATACTTAGAGCCATAGCTCATGTGGATCAAGACAAGAAGGCAATAAATGCTCTCCGTGATAAACGGCGCCCTGCTTTGAAGAATAGAGCCATAAAGCTACACGAAGATGCCGGCGTACCAATAGGCCCTTGCACCTATGCAGAAGTCGCTAAATTTGAAGCAGTTTTGGACACTCAGATAGTAGTATTATCCTCATCAAATGAAAACCGA ATGGCTTACAAGAGTGACGCAAATCGAAAAAGAAGAGTTAATCTGTGGTATCATAATGGACATTATGATGTAATAACATCGTTAAAAGGCTTTTGCGGATCTAACTATTACTGTGAGGGTTGTGAGAGACCGTACGATCatgaagaaaatcatttttgtgaaaatgtgtGTCATATATGCCGCCGGAAAGACTGTCGACCACTACCTGCCGTTAATACAAAACGATGTGACGACTGTGATAGACTGTGTCGTTCGGAGGAATGCTATATTAGCCATAAATCAAAACAGGGGAATCAAACGATGTCAATGTGTGATAAA ttatatCAATGTAGAGTGTGCTCAAAAGTTATCCTACGGAAATCGTGTCCTCGTGAATCCCATCGTNcctaa